The following nucleotide sequence is from Apium graveolens cultivar Ventura chromosome 4, ASM990537v1, whole genome shotgun sequence.
TGATGCCTCCAAGAAACAGAAAGCTGGGAGGACCAAGAACCCAGGTACAAAAAGTGATCAAAAAACTAAAGACCCTCCTGCTGTTGTGGTCCCCTCTCCTACTCAAAAATCATTGATACTACTTTGGTGAATATTCCAGAGAGTGAGGACGCACCTTTTAAGTGCCAGAAAACTATCCCGGGTGACCAATCTCTCATTCACAAACACTTGGGCGTGTCCTCCTTTGGATTTTTCTCTGAAGAGGAGATGAATGGGTGGATTTTCAAGATGGAGGAACAGAGTGAGAAAGCCATGGTGAGGGGTGCAGCTGAGCTTCACCTTCACACAAGGCAGAACACAAACATGGCTGCCAGGTTTAGGGCGCACCTTGCTGTAGCTGAAAATGACAGAAGCAAAGCTGAGGACAAATTTAAATCTTTGGAGAAGAGCATCACACTTCTCACCAAAGAAAAGGATGCACAAATTCTGGAATTGCAGCTATAGAAGGTGCACCTTAATGGACGTGTCACTGCTATAGAGAAAGTTGTTGACCAAGTTGTAGCTCTGAACTCCTGTATGTAAATGGATTTGGATATCTTTAATGATGATAGACTACATGGTTGGAAGGTGGAGaagaagttagttcatcaagatGGTTTCACAGCTGGTTTTGAGAAATGGTGCTCTGGGTTCATAACAAATGATCCAGAGTATACTTTCTCAAAATTTGATGAAAAGACTCAAAAGTGGGTGAGTGCCTTCAAAGTCAGGGCTGCAGATTTTATCAAAAAAGAGAATCATCCTAGGCTTGGACGAAGAGGATGTGTCTCCAGTACCTTCGCCCCACCAGGAACAACCACCTCAATCTCCTCCAAAAGACCAAGACAAGCAACATGACGCGCCCCCGTCCTAGGATGCGTCTTCCTCTTATTTATGAATTTTCCTGAATAACTTTAAGGGTGCAGATCCCCTTAAACCTTACAATTTGTAATTCTATAACTTGGTATTTTTAGATGTTTTTAGACCGTGACTTTCTCAAGGTTTCATACCTTGAATTTATTTTTATGCATATTTCCCTTTATCCTATTTTTTCATGTTTACCTTGTTTTCTCATACGCCATATAATTGTAATTTTATTTAACAGGTCGTATGTTGGGCGCGTCTTCAACTCAAAACATGTCACCTTTTACCTAAGACAACCTCCAAAATATTTCTCCCAgtgagggcgcgtcctctttaCCATTACATCCAAAACTCCTCCCCATAGCATTGCTTAGTTctccatgtatataagtcatcTTATATTTACTCCTTAATAGTATAAGCTAGGTGTTGTATAGTGAGGGCGCGTCCTTCTTTCAGGAAGCATCTACCTCACTTTTAATTTGATTTAAGAACCATAAACTGTCATAAACATTTCGAACTATGAGGACGCACCACATCAATTTGGAGAGGTGGGCGCGTCCTCCTGCTTAAAATATAAGTTATCATTATGTAACTTTCATAAACTCTGGGACGCGTTTTCCTTAGAGGACGTGCCAATATACATTTCCTAGATATTTTGTCTAGAAATAAGATCAATcaaacaataataaccaagaagtgaagaaaattttaaatttttcatTAATAATGTGCTCCCGTGTCAAAAGTGCACCGGTCtcatggctactatgctctgtggggaacttatttaaaaatataatccTTCAACCAGTTTAAGGTAGgatagtacatgcactacccccctaggctaggaggaattttaATACTTCTAGTCTACAATTCGGGCACAACCATACTTAAATCAATTggaaatataaataataatatttaaggGGCCGCAGCCACACCATACTGGTAGTACTTCCATAGATGTTCTGTATTCTACGCGTGCGAAACCATTTTTCCTTCCAAGTCTTCAAGATGATAGGTCCCTTTCCACAATATAACTTTTAttctgtacggtccttcccaattagctccaaacactccatgttCTGGATTCTTTATGCTTGGCATCACTTTCCTGAGTACCAGATCATCTAATTTCAGCAGTTGTCCCTTTACTTTCTTGTTGTAGTACCTTGCTGCATGTTGTTGATACGCTGCGTGCTTTAGCTGAGAATTCTCTCTTGCTTCCTCCAAGATATCCAAATAAAGCCTCTAGTTAACCTCTGCATCTTCTTCTGCATAACGATCTCTACAGAGTGATCTCGGACCAACTTCTATGGGTACCATAGCCTTGTATCCATATGTGAGCATAAAAGGAGATTCTCCCTTGGTAGACCTTGGAGTAGTGATGTAAGACCACAACACTTTtgggagttcttcaggccaattccATTTGCGTTCCTTCAGCTTGGTCTTGAGAGTATGCTTTATTATCTTGTTGGCAGCCTCTATTTGTCCATTTCTCCGCGGATGATATATCACTGCAAATTCCTTCTTAATCTTCAAATCCTCACATAGTTGTCACAAATTTTTGCTATCAAACTGCTTCCCATTGTCAGAGACAAGCTTGTAAGGGATCCCAAATCTGCACACAATGGAGTTGAAGACAAATTCTTTGATTTTATTTGTAGTGATGGTTGCCAATGGCATGGCTTCAGCCCACTTAGTAAATTAATCAACCATAACTACTACATACTTGATGTCCCCTTTAGCTTTCGGTAACTCTCCAATAAGATCAATCCCCCACATGGGAAATGGCCATGGACTCATCATAAATATCAAAAGCGTCGCCGACAAAGATGAGTAGTTTGCAAAGCATTGACAATGATCACATGCTCTAACAAAGTTCGTAGCATCCTCCTTCATCGTAGGCCAATAATAACCTTATAGTAGAATTTTCATTGCCAACGAgttaccccccgagtgattgccacaaattcCTTCATGTACCTCTATCAAAATATAATTTCCTTTTTTCTCATCAATAAACTTGAGTAGTGATTGATTGAAGCCTCTCTTATACAATACTTCATCACACACCACATACCACGTGGCCTGGTAGCGAAGTCGTATGGCCTTTAATTTATCTTCAAGGAGTGTTCCCTTGTTAATGTAGGCAAGAATAGATGTCATCCATATTTTCTCGGGAGTTTTATCTACTTGCATCACCTCTACCTCCGGGATACTGGGAATCTCCCGGATTTCCAAAGATATAGACCCCAATAACACAGCTTCATGCTGAGACCCCATTTTCATCGAAGCATCTGCGTTATTGTTCTTCTCTCGCGGTACACATTCTAGTCTAACCTTTTTGAACCTTTTAAGCAGTCGTTGTGTGCACCTCAAGTACAATTCTGTTCGCGGTCCGCGAGCTTGAAACCCCCCATTCACTTGATTTACCACCAACTCTGAATCACTTTTCGTAATTAGATTCAGAACTCCCATTTCCAAAGCAATCTTCAGGCCATTAATCAGTGCTTCATATTACGCGTCATTATTTGTAGCATAGAACTTAAAGTGGATTGTGCTTATCAGGTGATGACCTTCCGGAGATACAAGCACTATGCTCGCACCCgctcctccattgttaactgCTCCATTTACATGCAAAATCCACCAAGGGTGTCGAGGCTCTTCCTTTTGCAATAGGCCCAAAACTTCTTCAGGACAGGGCAGATATAACACCACCGGAGTCTTATCATCAATTTAAGAATCAAATTCTAGTAGGAATTCAGCTAGAGTTTGTCCTTTGATCATTGTGCGCGATAAGTATTCCAAGTCAAACTGTCCCAATTCCATGGCCCATTTCAACAACCTTCCTGACGATTCTGGTTTGTGAAGGACTTGCCGAACTTCAATTTCGTGAGCTTGAAAATACGGGCGTAACTTTCTTGATACGAGGGTTAACGCATAAAACAACTTTTCCATGTTGGTGTAATGAGTCTCAGCATCATGCAGCCTCTTACTCACATAAATACACTAGCGACTGCTGCCCATCCTCTTCTCTTACCAGCACTGTACTGATCGAATACTCTGAAACTGCCAAGTACAGAAACAAAGATTCTTCATCCAACGGCTTCGATAATATGGGAGGCTTCCCTAGCTGCTCCTTGATCCTTCTGAAAGACTCCTCGCATTTCGGCGTCCACACAAAATCTTTCCCCGCCACTTATAATGCCTTGAAGAATTCTTGGCATCTGTCGGACGATTTAGACATATATCTAGTTAACGCGGCAATTCATCAAGTTAAGCTTTGCACTTGCTTTACACTTGTGGGGGGACTTCATGTCTAGCAATGCTTTGATCTTGGCGGGGTTGGATTCAATCCCCTTGTGGTTGACAATGAAAACAAGGAACATGCCCGACTCAACACCAAACACACATTTTTACGGGTTCAATTTCATTCGAAACCTCCTTAAGATGTTGAACATTTCCATAAGATATTGGAAATGATCATCTGCCTTCTTTTATTTAACcaatatgtcatctacatatacttCCATGGTCCTCCCAATATGATTTTTGAACATCATGTTCACCAACCGCTGGTAGGTCGCGCCCGCGTTGATCAATCCAAATGGCATCTCTATGTAGCAATATAACCTCCTGTCAGTGATGAAGGATGTGTGCTCCTGATCACGGCCGTACATTGCAATTTAATTATAACCGGTGTACGCATCCATGAAGCTTAACAAGGCATGCCTTGTTGTTGCATCGACCAACTGATCAATCTGAGGGAGCGAAAAACTATCCTTCGAGCAAGCTCTGTTTAGATCAGTGAAATATATATACgtcctccacttcccatttgGTCTCTTCACAAGCACCGTATTTGCAATCCACTTGGGGTAAAAAGATTCTATGATTATCCCCACTTTTAACAGTCGATCTACCTCTTCCTTTAATGCTATTGCTCTCTCCCCTCTCACTGGGCGACGCTTTTGTCATATGCCCGTACAATTGAGGAAGATGTTCAAATGATGGTACATTACTCCCGAGTCAATCCCAGCCATGTCTGAGTGACTCTATGCAAAGACATCGAAGTTTTTTATCCAAAACTGGGTGAGCTTTTCTCTCATATCATAACTTAACTGAGATCCCACCTTAATACCTTGCTCGGATCATCCTTATCGATAGGGATAGATATCGTGTCCTCAGCTGGCCATGTTTTCTTAGCAGGCATAGGGATCCTAGGATCCAAATTAAAATTAAAGTCTCCGGGGTCTTCCACCTCCATTCTTGTACCTAAGGGCGCATCCGTATAGATAGGAGCATCCACCTCAAGACAAGGCATATTTTCATACATTATAGGTTTAGAGAACGCGTAACCAATCAGAGGAGCATCACTTTTTGGAGTATCATTCTCTGACATTGAAAGCATGGAGGGCGCGTCCCCAttttgaggagcatcaacctcgTGTGTATTTTCACACCCCAAGGGCCCATCCTGCttttgaggagcatccaccttAGGGATATTTTTTACGCTCTGAAAATTTTCACTCCTTCCTTCCCACCTTTCTCCATTCACTTCTCTATGCACTACATCTCCTTCATGATTCACCATGATTTCTTCCACACTTCAAATTCACGAAACTTTTCCCAGCACTAAAACTGAGGTATTTGTCACATGAGTATCCTCTTCCACCGGGTCTTCCACAAAATAGTGGGTGTGAACTTCTCCATTTGGCTTCACTTGAATGTTGGTCGCATCCTCCTCGGGATGGCTTCTTCCTTCATAACGTTTCCTGCGGAATTCTTTTACAGCCATGTGATAACAGTCACGTGATTCATATTGCGATCCTCTCAGGCTactttatcatcaagtgatgtaTCGAGGTTATTACTCTGAAGGCTCACAACTAAGGTCTTCCTACTAACACATTATGCACGGAATCTTGATCTAACACCTTGAATTCCATCATTTGAGTAACAGAGAGAACTCCTTCCCCAAGTGGGATAGGAAGTCTAACTGAACTCATAACCCTTACCGCGTCTCCGATAAAGCCATGTGTATCTTCAAAATTCATATTACTATTTGGAAAACCCAATTTCTTGTATGTGCTATAGCATAAAATATTTGCAGAACTTTCATTGTCAAGGAAGACACGATGCACATTCATTGATCCAATGAGCATATTGATTACTAGCGCGTAGTTATGTGGATGATGCACCCATCTCGACTCTTTTTCCCTAAAAGTAATATTAGTGGACTCCCCTTTTAATATTTTTGGTGGTCTATCCTCCAAGCTATGAATGTTAATGAGTGGTTGGTGTCGCGCC
It contains:
- the LOC141718362 gene encoding uncharacterized protein LOC141718362; the protein is MKEDATNFVRACDHCQCFANYSSLSATLLIFMMSPWPFPMWGIDLIGELPKAKGDIKYVVVMIKKEFAVIYHPRRNGQIEAANKIIKHTLKTKLKERKWNWPEELPKVLWSYITTPRSTKGESPFMLTYGYKAMVPIEVGPRSLCRDRYAEEDAEVN